The Microbulbifer hydrolyticus genome has a segment encoding these proteins:
- a CDS encoding SIMPL domain-containing protein produces MQRTLKLFSAGLLAGLVAFTSGCGNDTTSGTTSGTTGTLISISAHGEASQAPDIASLSTGVVTEADSSNAAMQANAEQMETLMKAIKKAGIDDKDVQTSGISLNPRYDYQPNREREIVGYQARNTVSVTVRKLDELSSIIDALAAAGANQIHGPSFSIAEPEPLMAEAREKALEQAQARAESYANALGTKVHRIVSISEGSQGGMPRPMVRMEMAAAKDSASTPVAPGESSVSVNMELVFELEK; encoded by the coding sequence ATGCAAAGAACCCTGAAACTGTTTTCCGCGGGCCTGTTGGCCGGACTGGTCGCTTTCACTAGCGGCTGCGGCAACGACACCACTAGCGGCACTACAAGCGGCACCACCGGCACACTGATTTCCATTTCCGCACATGGGGAAGCCAGCCAGGCGCCGGATATCGCGAGCCTGTCCACCGGTGTAGTCACTGAAGCGGACAGCAGTAATGCAGCCATGCAGGCCAACGCCGAGCAGATGGAAACCTTGATGAAGGCGATCAAAAAGGCTGGTATTGACGACAAGGATGTACAGACCAGCGGTATCAGCCTGAACCCGCGCTATGATTATCAACCCAATCGCGAGCGCGAAATCGTCGGCTATCAGGCACGCAACACGGTCAGCGTTACCGTGCGCAAGCTGGATGAGCTCAGTTCCATTATTGATGCGCTGGCCGCCGCGGGCGCGAATCAGATACACGGTCCCAGTTTTTCCATCGCCGAGCCGGAACCGCTCATGGCCGAGGCCCGGGAAAAGGCGCTGGAACAGGCCCAGGCGCGCGCAGAATCCTACGCAAACGCACTCGGCACCAAGGTGCACAGAATCGTGAGTATTTCTGAAGGCAGTCAGGGTGGCATGCCGCGCCCGATGGTGCGCATGGAAATGGCTGCGGCCAAAGACAGTGCCAGCACGCCCGTGGCTCCCGGAGAGAGCAGTGTTTCGGTCAATATGGAGCTGGTGTTTGAGCTCGAAAAATAG
- a CDS encoding TonB-dependent receptor domain-containing protein — translation MDNKDKLSKSPLSKAIQLALGCSLMSGSALAIAQKPAPAESTVEEVVVTGTHIKGLDTEGAVQVVQINRDDIEASGATSPIEILQQLSQTGGGSGTFSTATSGALSSSTPVGAAGVSLRGLGASSTLVLVNGRRVSVSSFAKGQESFVDVNSIPLSAIERVEVLPSGAAATYGADAVAGVVNFVLRDDFDGSEISLTHGNSTAGTDEGKYNLNWVWGREGERSHTMVVVDLFSRNAMYDRDRELTANSVRPSQQGVYPSFNDFGWMWYDQTEDPASGGCPEDQFGFGEFGEYCEFNTNAVAATQDEYESANVVATFNYDLSDNLEWFNTLMLQASKSSGTSSPANFSRAPFDPESPYWPEALKADMIEEGGVDDFSDFYGWPVLAYGKFPDARAVEVENESMRLVSGLRGEVSDWNWEVAANLGRSESEQRGVSGLYKADAFYNASVGNLCTDGSVVDRWEVDFVRPGAGFGAGETCEDLGKTTAWYNPFGGQVDQMAEVAQLIRTDAKRGGTSSLYAIDGNISGSWLELPAGAIQVAFGGEFRRESVKDTPSGDAVSTTLNPEPILGFSSTSADAARNQWAVYMEQMIPLAANTELQFALRYDHYDSFGGDANPKVALRHAFNDAIIFRSNWSTSFRAPSLAQTGAGTLLSSYRTDCSVTPEACDGDPESSGLSLFSEDVSNDDLQPETATTWGAGFLLKPFDDTEITVDYWNIEHENLIGIEEDDFILRAFNGEFPIVGLGELPTGQPGLEVDRGFVVDAHFQLSNLGWQKTNGVDVAFTQYFDTENWGSFRFTLDGTYLNEFDKLPSDALGIVKEAGNYTYPRWLANSSLRWRYEDWSSTLSARYTHSYMDDPDARVLNAVFAEGNEYFASRVDIDSDGNVEVDSWLTFDLNVARDFDNGSWLSLRVNNLLDEEPPLVLGTGANVDHFNHDSMGRFYTLSYGYSF, via the coding sequence ATGGATAACAAAGACAAACTGAGCAAATCTCCGCTGAGTAAGGCTATTCAACTGGCACTAGGCTGCTCGCTGATGAGCGGTAGCGCACTGGCGATTGCGCAGAAACCTGCACCCGCGGAATCCACCGTGGAAGAAGTAGTAGTGACGGGCACCCATATCAAAGGCCTGGATACAGAAGGCGCGGTGCAGGTGGTGCAGATCAACCGTGACGATATCGAAGCGTCCGGGGCAACTTCCCCCATTGAAATCCTGCAACAGTTGTCCCAGACCGGCGGCGGCAGCGGCACCTTCTCTACCGCTACCTCCGGTGCACTCTCCAGCAGCACTCCGGTGGGGGCGGCCGGTGTATCCCTGCGCGGCCTTGGTGCCAGCTCTACTCTGGTACTGGTGAACGGTCGCCGTGTATCCGTGAGCTCCTTCGCCAAGGGCCAGGAATCCTTCGTCGACGTAAACTCCATTCCGCTCTCTGCCATTGAGCGGGTTGAAGTGCTGCCCAGCGGCGCCGCCGCTACCTATGGTGCGGATGCGGTTGCGGGTGTGGTGAACTTTGTACTGCGTGACGACTTTGATGGCAGTGAAATTTCACTGACCCACGGCAACTCCACTGCCGGCACCGATGAAGGTAAATACAACCTGAACTGGGTTTGGGGCCGGGAAGGCGAACGCAGCCACACCATGGTGGTGGTCGACCTGTTCTCGCGCAATGCCATGTACGATCGTGACCGCGAGTTGACCGCGAATTCCGTACGTCCGAGCCAGCAGGGTGTTTATCCGAGTTTCAATGATTTCGGCTGGATGTGGTACGACCAGACTGAAGATCCCGCCTCTGGTGGTTGCCCGGAAGACCAGTTTGGTTTCGGCGAGTTCGGTGAGTATTGCGAGTTCAATACCAATGCAGTGGCTGCGACACAGGATGAATACGAGAGTGCGAATGTAGTAGCCACATTCAATTACGATCTTTCCGACAATCTGGAGTGGTTTAACACTCTGATGCTGCAAGCCAGCAAGTCTAGCGGTACTTCTTCTCCAGCGAACTTCTCTCGTGCACCGTTCGATCCGGAAAGCCCCTACTGGCCGGAAGCCCTGAAAGCAGACATGATCGAAGAAGGCGGGGTCGATGACTTCAGTGACTTCTATGGTTGGCCTGTTCTCGCATACGGCAAGTTTCCAGATGCGCGTGCAGTAGAGGTGGAAAATGAATCCATGCGTTTGGTGTCTGGCCTTCGCGGTGAAGTTTCCGACTGGAACTGGGAAGTGGCTGCGAATCTGGGGCGCAGTGAATCCGAGCAGCGCGGAGTTTCCGGGCTGTACAAGGCGGATGCTTTCTACAATGCAAGTGTTGGTAATCTGTGTACCGATGGTTCCGTTGTAGATCGCTGGGAAGTGGATTTTGTACGTCCCGGTGCGGGCTTTGGTGCGGGAGAAACCTGTGAAGATTTGGGGAAAACTACGGCTTGGTACAACCCATTCGGTGGCCAGGTTGATCAGATGGCTGAAGTGGCGCAGTTGATCCGCACCGACGCAAAGCGCGGTGGTACATCCAGTCTGTACGCCATTGACGGTAATATTTCCGGGAGCTGGCTCGAGTTGCCGGCGGGCGCGATTCAGGTAGCCTTTGGTGGTGAGTTCCGCCGCGAATCCGTCAAGGACACACCGTCTGGCGATGCGGTTTCCACCACCCTGAATCCCGAGCCGATCCTTGGCTTCAGCTCCACTTCTGCCGATGCCGCACGCAACCAGTGGGCGGTCTACATGGAGCAGATGATTCCGTTGGCTGCCAACACCGAACTGCAGTTTGCATTGCGTTACGACCACTACGATAGCTTTGGTGGCGATGCCAACCCGAAGGTTGCTTTGCGCCATGCATTTAATGACGCAATTATTTTTCGCAGTAACTGGTCCACCTCCTTCCGTGCACCGTCGCTTGCGCAAACTGGTGCGGGCACTCTGTTGTCCAGTTATCGCACGGATTGCAGCGTTACCCCAGAGGCTTGCGACGGAGATCCTGAGAGCTCCGGTCTGTCACTGTTCTCGGAGGACGTTAGCAATGACGATCTGCAGCCGGAAACTGCAACCACCTGGGGTGCCGGTTTCCTGCTGAAACCGTTTGATGACACCGAGATTACCGTCGACTACTGGAATATCGAGCACGAAAACCTGATCGGTATTGAAGAAGACGACTTCATCCTGCGTGCGTTCAATGGCGAGTTCCCAATAGTGGGCCTGGGAGAACTGCCGACTGGCCAGCCTGGCCTGGAGGTAGATCGTGGTTTTGTAGTGGATGCGCACTTCCAGCTGTCCAACCTCGGTTGGCAGAAGACCAATGGTGTGGATGTGGCGTTTACCCAGTATTTTGACACTGAAAACTGGGGCAGCTTCCGCTTTACCCTGGACGGTACTTACCTGAATGAATTCGACAAGCTGCCGTCCGACGCACTGGGTATTGTGAAAGAAGCCGGTAATTACACCTATCCGCGCTGGTTGGCCAACAGCTCCCTGCGCTGGCGTTACGAGGACTGGTCCTCCACCCTGAGTGCCCGTTACACGCACAGCTATATGGATGACCCTGACGCACGCGTTTTGAATGCGGTGTTCGCGGAAGGCAATGAGTATTTTGCTTCTCGGGTCGATATCGATAGTGACGGCAATGTGGAAGTCGACAGCTGGTTAACCTTTGACTTGAACGTCGCCCGTGACTTCGACAACGGCAGCTGGCTGAGCCTGCGGGTGAACAACCTGCTGGATGAAGAGCCGCCGCTGGTGCTGGGCACCGGGGCCAATGTGGATCACTTCAATCACGATTCCATGGGCCGTTTCTATACCCTGAGTTACGGCTACTCGTTCTAA
- a CDS encoding metal-dependent hydrolase family protein produces the protein MIIPRRIQWSVKRVFCSVLGLGLMALASIAQAENIAVHAGWLFDSENGRLLEKRTVHIVDGRVEAVERGFTQRQGERVIDLSGFSVLPGLMDMHTHLSYEFGPRTYSEAFTWNPADYTLRAVNTAERTLMAGFTTVRDLGDSDNVTISLRNAIKRGDVVGPRVFTAGKSIATTGGHADPSNGYRQDLMGSPGPAEGVVNGVASARQAVRQRYKDGADLIKITATGGVLSVAKSGQNPQFMQDEVEAIVATAKDYGFTVAVHAHGKEGMERAIRAGVDSVEHGTYMDDETMEMMIDHGTWYVPTMLAGDWVTQKSAVDGFFPDMVRTKAAKIGPLIRDTFNRAHKKGVKIAFGTDTGVSRHGENAKEFALMVEGGMSPADAIRSATWNAAQLLNAQDELGSIAPGKHADLVGVIGNPLEDITTLERVRFVMKGGTVYKQPE, from the coding sequence ATGATCATACCCCGAAGAATACAGTGGAGCGTAAAGCGTGTTTTTTGCAGCGTGCTGGGCCTTGGCCTGATGGCGCTGGCATCAATCGCCCAGGCGGAGAATATCGCCGTGCACGCCGGCTGGCTGTTCGACAGTGAAAATGGTCGCCTGCTGGAGAAGCGCACCGTACATATCGTGGATGGCCGGGTGGAGGCCGTCGAGCGGGGCTTCACCCAGCGTCAGGGTGAGCGTGTCATTGATCTCAGCGGCTTTTCGGTACTGCCGGGCCTTATGGATATGCACACCCACCTGTCCTACGAGTTTGGCCCGCGTACATACAGTGAGGCTTTCACCTGGAACCCCGCGGATTACACCTTGCGTGCCGTCAACACCGCCGAGCGTACCCTGATGGCTGGATTTACCACGGTGCGGGACCTGGGAGACAGCGACAATGTAACCATCAGTCTGCGCAATGCGATCAAACGTGGGGATGTCGTTGGTCCTCGCGTGTTTACCGCGGGCAAGTCGATCGCCACGACCGGAGGCCACGCAGATCCCTCCAACGGCTACCGCCAGGATCTGATGGGGAGCCCGGGGCCGGCAGAGGGCGTGGTAAACGGCGTGGCCAGCGCTCGCCAGGCGGTCCGCCAGCGCTATAAAGATGGCGCTGACCTGATCAAGATTACCGCCACAGGTGGTGTCCTCAGCGTTGCCAAGAGCGGCCAAAACCCCCAGTTTATGCAAGACGAGGTGGAAGCGATTGTAGCGACGGCAAAGGACTACGGCTTTACCGTGGCGGTACATGCGCATGGCAAAGAAGGGATGGAGCGCGCGATCCGGGCCGGAGTGGATTCCGTTGAGCATGGCACCTACATGGACGACGAAACCATGGAGATGATGATCGACCACGGCACCTGGTATGTGCCGACGATGCTGGCGGGGGATTGGGTAACCCAGAAGTCCGCTGTCGATGGTTTCTTTCCGGACATGGTGCGCACCAAGGCGGCAAAAATTGGTCCGCTGATCCGGGATACGTTTAATCGCGCCCACAAGAAGGGTGTGAAAATCGCCTTTGGTACCGATACCGGCGTCAGTCGCCATGGAGAGAACGCCAAGGAATTCGCCCTGATGGTAGAGGGGGGCATGAGCCCGGCCGATGCCATTCGCTCGGCAACCTGGAATGCCGCCCAGCTTCTCAATGCCCAGGATGAGCTGGGTAGCATCGCGCCGGGCAAGCATGCCGATCTGGTGGGTGTAATAGGCAACCCGCTGGAAGACATCACCACCCTTGAGAGGGTACGGTTTGTTATGAAAGGCGGCACTGTTTACAAACAGCCCGAGTAA
- a CDS encoding VOC family protein yields the protein MEYLHTMVRVTDLEKSLEFYCDKLGLYEVSRNDYEKGRFTLVFLAAPGDSDTANSDKRPCLELTYNWDPETYTGGRNFGHLAYRVDNIYETCQRLMDMGVTINRPPRDGHMAFVRSPDNISIELLQKGGSLAPQEPWASMDNTGEW from the coding sequence GTGGAATATTTGCACACTATGGTGCGTGTCACCGATCTTGAGAAGTCACTGGAATTTTATTGCGACAAGCTGGGCCTGTATGAGGTCAGCCGCAATGATTATGAAAAAGGGCGCTTTACCCTGGTATTCCTTGCTGCGCCGGGGGACTCCGACACCGCGAACAGCGACAAGCGTCCGTGTCTGGAGCTCACCTACAACTGGGATCCGGAAACCTATACCGGGGGTCGCAATTTTGGCCACCTGGCGTATCGCGTGGACAATATCTACGAGACCTGCCAGCGCCTGATGGACATGGGAGTGACCATCAATCGCCCGCCCCGGGATGGCCATATGGCGTTTGTGCGCTCGCCGGACAACATCTCCATCGAGCTGTTACAGAAGGGGGGGTCGCTGGCGCCGCAGGAGCCCTGGGCCTCCATGGACAATACCGGCGAATGGTAA
- a CDS encoding DUF6122 family protein — translation MFSYLHIVLHLLVPLAIAWFFFRDEWKKAALFMLAANLVDLDHLLASPIYDPDRCSINHHPLHTMFPISFYGAMMFLPWKPVRWLGIGLVAHMLLDAIDCGI, via the coding sequence ATGTTCAGTTATCTCCATATTGTTTTACACCTTCTTGTTCCTCTTGCCATCGCCTGGTTCTTCTTTCGCGATGAATGGAAAAAAGCGGCGCTGTTTATGCTGGCGGCAAACCTGGTCGATCTGGATCATTTGCTGGCATCGCCGATCTACGACCCGGACCGTTGCAGCATCAACCACCACCCCCTGCATACAATGTTTCCGATTTCCTTTTACGGCGCCATGATGTTCCTGCCGTGGAAGCCAGTGCGCTGGCTGGGTATTGGTTTGGTTGCACATATGCTTCTGGATGCGATCGACTGCGGCATCTGA
- a CDS encoding GntR family transcriptional regulator codes for MRDAEFTEPQEEFRTTQERVYYQVRDAILRGQFLPGMAITIRGLAAELDCSPMPVREALRRLTSERALELSDTRRVTVPTLTREKLDEICAARVALECQAAAQALPFVGEEEMGALRALDDRVTFALEKKDIQEYVTANLEFHFTLYRLGHPHIILSLIESLWLQTAPLQHLVFQRFGVQELPDRHQDLIDAIASNDEQRVRTAIRQDIEEGLGSISAEELLSV; via the coding sequence GTGAGAGACGCCGAGTTTACCGAGCCGCAGGAAGAGTTCCGCACCACCCAGGAGCGGGTGTACTACCAGGTGCGTGACGCCATCCTGCGCGGCCAGTTCCTGCCTGGCATGGCCATCACCATCCGCGGCCTGGCCGCAGAGCTGGACTGCAGTCCAATGCCGGTGCGGGAGGCGTTGCGCCGGCTGACGTCGGAGCGCGCATTGGAGCTCTCCGATACACGCCGGGTTACCGTGCCCACTCTGACGCGGGAAAAACTGGATGAAATCTGTGCTGCCCGGGTGGCACTGGAATGCCAGGCTGCAGCTCAGGCGCTGCCCTTTGTCGGTGAGGAGGAGATGGGAGCGCTGCGGGCACTGGACGACCGGGTTACTTTCGCCCTCGAGAAAAAAGACATCCAGGAATACGTCACCGCCAACCTGGAGTTTCATTTCACCCTCTATCGGCTGGGTCATCCCCATATCATCCTGTCACTGATCGAGAGCCTGTGGCTGCAGACTGCGCCGCTTCAGCATCTGGTGTTTCAGCGCTTCGGCGTACAAGAGCTGCCTGACCGCCACCAGGATCTGATCGACGCTATCGCCAGCAATGACGAACAGCGTGTGCGTACCGCGATCCGCCAGGATATTGAAGAAGGCCTGGGTTCCATTTCTGCCGAAGAGTTGCTTTCCGTCTAA
- a CDS encoding M16 family metallopeptidase, producing MEMRRVWAPVGLSVLLTLGALAGCERSQEPSEKHDNVHKALRADKEAAASSKAAASGKDESFVQPPEIELPYHKEKLKNGLTVIVHEDPKAPVVAINIWYKVGSKDETRGKTGFAHLFEHLMFNGSENFPGEYFEPFQRSGATDMNGTTNNDRTNYFETVPVGALDMALWMESDRMGHFKGAISQEKLDEQRGVVKNEKRQGENRPYGRAFDVLATNTFPSDHPYSWTTIGSMEDLDQASLEDVKQWFSDYYQPANAILVIAGDITVKDAMKKAREYFGDIPSTSVPPELKNWELPSQVNKRLEMTDQVPQTRIYYVWNVPAIGSEEENALDLMTSLLANRKNSLLYRRLVRDEQVATSVSAFYYGRQLAGQIMVMVDVKPGQSVEKVEELLDKELREFARSGVSVDELRRIKQSEFASLVKGLEKIGGFGGKTDILARSEFYYGDPAALIKGIEDYAKVSASDVQDVAQEWLKPEHFTLIISPKDKYAVSGEDVDRSKLPAVDKTVELELPEQQTFTLDNGLKVVLAERHDTPVVFMNLQYRSGASADKDKPGLAGVVASMLSEGAGNYDSLEFSARLEELGASIGAGSGLDYNSLSFSALKTQLEPSLELFRDVISSPLFQEDDLARVKSNWLDSIAQEKAQPQGLAMRELPPLLFGKDHPYGAPLTGSGTPEAIESITREDLVTFHKTWLRPDNAQLTVVGDVTREEIEKLLNDTLGEWRTPRDDLPTLDIPTVERPQKARVFLLDRPGAQQSYIMAGLVMPPWKPDGAEAFDAMASAIAGKFTSRLNMNLREDKHWSYGARAVSMDTESQRPYIVFAPVQTDQTAPAMREMLKEFREYLGKRPIKETELKDYQDDEVLKQSARFQTKVQLLSSIAWQVEKGLSPDYIAEYPQRVSALTTEQVEAAAKEYLAPDQFTWVVVGDLSKIQKGIEELGIGPVEVLPSTE from the coding sequence ATGGAAATGCGACGTGTCTGGGCCCCGGTCGGCCTGTCTGTCTTGTTGACACTGGGAGCTCTAGCGGGATGTGAGAGGAGTCAGGAGCCCTCAGAAAAGCACGACAATGTGCACAAGGCACTGCGCGCCGATAAGGAAGCGGCTGCCAGCAGCAAGGCTGCGGCGAGCGGCAAAGATGAGTCCTTTGTCCAGCCACCAGAAATCGAGCTGCCGTACCATAAAGAAAAGTTAAAGAATGGGCTTACGGTGATCGTGCACGAGGACCCGAAGGCGCCGGTGGTCGCTATCAACATCTGGTACAAGGTGGGTTCCAAAGACGAAACGCGCGGCAAGACCGGTTTTGCCCACCTGTTTGAACACCTGATGTTCAATGGCTCGGAAAATTTCCCGGGCGAATATTTCGAGCCATTCCAGCGCTCTGGTGCCACCGACATGAATGGCACCACCAATAACGATCGAACCAATTATTTTGAAACGGTGCCCGTAGGCGCACTGGATATGGCGCTGTGGATGGAATCTGACAGGATGGGGCATTTCAAGGGCGCGATCAGCCAGGAAAAGCTCGACGAGCAGCGCGGCGTGGTCAAGAACGAGAAACGCCAGGGGGAGAATCGTCCTTACGGCCGGGCGTTTGACGTTCTTGCCACCAATACGTTTCCCTCGGACCATCCGTACTCGTGGACCACTATCGGCTCTATGGAGGACCTGGATCAGGCCAGCCTCGAGGACGTAAAACAGTGGTTTTCAGATTACTACCAGCCCGCCAATGCCATTCTCGTCATCGCCGGGGATATCACGGTAAAAGACGCGATGAAAAAAGCGCGTGAGTACTTTGGTGATATCCCCAGCACTTCGGTGCCACCGGAGTTAAAAAACTGGGAGCTTCCATCCCAAGTCAACAAACGCCTGGAGATGACCGATCAGGTCCCGCAGACACGGATTTATTATGTGTGGAATGTGCCTGCGATTGGCAGCGAGGAGGAAAATGCCCTGGATTTGATGACTTCGCTACTGGCCAATCGTAAAAATTCTTTGCTCTACCGCCGTCTGGTGCGCGACGAGCAGGTGGCAACCAGTGTGAGTGCCTTTTATTACGGCCGGCAGTTGGCCGGGCAGATTATGGTGATGGTGGATGTCAAGCCAGGGCAGTCAGTGGAAAAGGTGGAAGAGCTGCTGGATAAAGAGTTGCGTGAGTTTGCCCGCTCAGGGGTAAGCGTGGATGAGTTGCGTCGTATCAAGCAGAGTGAGTTTGCCAGCCTGGTAAAAGGGCTGGAAAAAATTGGTGGCTTTGGTGGTAAGACCGACATCCTGGCGCGCTCGGAATTTTACTACGGGGATCCGGCCGCACTGATCAAGGGTATTGAGGATTACGCCAAGGTTTCCGCGTCGGATGTGCAGGACGTCGCGCAGGAATGGCTCAAGCCCGAGCATTTTACCCTGATCATCAGCCCCAAAGACAAATACGCGGTGAGTGGTGAGGATGTCGACCGGAGCAAATTGCCCGCGGTGGACAAGACGGTTGAGCTTGAGCTGCCGGAGCAGCAGACCTTTACGCTCGACAATGGCCTCAAGGTGGTGCTCGCGGAGCGTCATGATACGCCGGTGGTATTCATGAACCTGCAATACCGCAGTGGTGCATCCGCCGATAAAGATAAGCCCGGCTTGGCAGGGGTCGTCGCGAGCATGTTGAGTGAAGGGGCTGGCAATTATGACAGCCTGGAATTCAGCGCCCGTCTGGAGGAGCTGGGTGCGAGTATCGGTGCCGGCAGCGGGCTGGATTACAATTCGCTGAGTTTCAGCGCCCTGAAGACCCAGCTCGAGCCCTCGCTGGAGTTGTTTCGCGATGTGATTTCCAGCCCGCTGTTTCAGGAAGATGACCTGGCACGGGTAAAATCCAACTGGCTCGACTCCATTGCCCAAGAAAAGGCACAGCCCCAAGGGCTTGCCATGCGCGAATTACCGCCACTGCTCTTCGGTAAGGACCATCCCTACGGTGCGCCACTGACCGGTTCTGGCACCCCCGAAGCGATCGAGTCCATTACGCGTGAGGATCTGGTGACATTCCACAAAACCTGGTTGCGTCCGGACAATGCGCAGTTGACGGTGGTGGGCGATGTCACCAGGGAAGAGATCGAAAAGTTGCTCAACGATACCCTGGGAGAATGGCGCACACCGCGTGACGATCTGCCAACACTGGATATCCCGACGGTAGAGCGCCCGCAGAAAGCGCGTGTTTTCCTGCTGGATCGGCCTGGCGCGCAGCAGAGCTATATCATGGCCGGACTCGTGATGCCGCCTTGGAAGCCGGACGGCGCAGAGGCGTTTGATGCAATGGCGTCTGCGATAGCGGGCAAGTTTACCTCGCGTCTCAATATGAATTTGCGTGAGGACAAACACTGGTCTTACGGTGCCCGTGCGGTATCGATGGATACGGAGTCCCAGCGTCCTTACATTGTTTTTGCCCCGGTGCAGACCGACCAAACGGCGCCGGCCATGCGCGAGATGTTGAAAGAATTTCGGGAGTATCTCGGTAAACGCCCGATAAAAGAGACGGAGTTGAAAGACTACCAGGATGACGAGGTGCTGAAACAGAGCGCTCGCTTCCAGACCAAGGTGCAGTTGTTGTCGAGCATTGCCTGGCAGGTGGAGAAGGGGCTTTCGCCCGACTATATCGCTGAGTACCCGCAGCGGGTCAGTGCACTGACCACGGAGCAGGTTGAGGCGGCAGCCAAGGAATACCTTGCTCCGGACCAGTTCACCTGGGTCGTGGTGGGGGATCTGAGCAAGATCCAGAAAGGTATTGAGGAGCTGGGAATCGGTCCGGTAGAAGTGTTGCCCTCGACGGAATAG
- a CDS encoding Type 1 glutamine amidotransferase-like domain-containing protein, whose translation MGTRYLSVLLFSLFGVGFFSHGAQACVSAESESNDAESDADGPVCSGQIVAGKIANRRDQDWYYFNIDTPSDLDITLNHSSGDDFDWHLYDVSQRLYSAETGNRPESASVSVGGSGLYTLKVTRHSGRGDYTLSVDGIPTDTGGSSSGGSSGGSSGGGGDCELGTRPAKPGGLTRYISGSEADVCVNQSGGGLLVMGGGSDVDAAFTRRVEPLIDGGDVVVLRTSGSDGYNDYLLGLLNADSVETLIVDRPQHANDAYVEWAVRSAEFVWIAGGDQSDYLNQWQGTALQQALDAVLARGGVLGGTSAGAAVQSEYIYDPDGVLGAYSSEAVTDLCHEYINISTGFLSTATMQSVIVDTHFAERDRMGRLMAFMAGLPAGIQGVGVDEATSIFFTPDGNGVVDGSGSVYVLLEDGQTSRTQAQCGQPVVYEDVLRYKLDEFDQFNILTGSTSVTPKRIGIDGRSGNFYINQPYQ comes from the coding sequence ATGGGAACCAGATACTTGTCCGTTTTATTATTTTCTCTGTTTGGTGTTGGATTTTTCAGCCACGGGGCACAGGCCTGCGTCTCGGCGGAAAGCGAATCCAACGACGCCGAATCCGATGCTGACGGCCCTGTCTGTTCAGGGCAGATCGTAGCGGGCAAGATTGCCAATCGCCGGGATCAGGATTGGTACTACTTCAATATCGACACCCCTTCCGATCTCGACATTACCCTCAACCATTCCAGTGGAGACGACTTCGACTGGCACCTGTACGACGTGTCGCAACGTCTCTACAGCGCAGAAACCGGCAACCGCCCCGAGTCCGCCAGTGTCAGTGTCGGAGGAAGCGGCCTGTATACCCTGAAGGTGACCCGCCACAGCGGACGTGGAGACTACACCCTGAGCGTGGACGGTATTCCTACGGATACCGGTGGCAGCAGTAGCGGAGGAAGCAGCGGCGGCAGTAGCGGTGGTGGCGGCGACTGTGAGCTGGGTACGCGTCCCGCAAAACCCGGTGGCTTGACCCGCTATATTTCCGGCAGTGAAGCGGATGTTTGCGTAAACCAGTCTGGTGGGGGGCTGCTGGTGATGGGCGGTGGCAGCGATGTGGACGCGGCCTTTACCCGGCGCGTGGAGCCGCTGATCGATGGCGGTGACGTGGTGGTGCTGCGTACCAGCGGCAGCGACGGCTACAACGACTACCTGCTGGGTCTGCTGAACGCCGATTCCGTGGAAACCCTGATTGTGGATCGACCACAGCACGCCAACGACGCCTATGTCGAATGGGCGGTGCGTTCCGCGGAGTTTGTGTGGATTGCCGGTGGTGATCAATCCGATTACCTGAACCAGTGGCAGGGCACGGCACTGCAACAGGCCCTGGATGCTGTGCTCGCCCGCGGTGGTGTGCTGGGTGGCACCTCAGCCGGCGCTGCAGTGCAGTCAGAGTACATTTATGATCCGGATGGTGTACTCGGTGCCTATTCCTCCGAAGCGGTGACCGACCTGTGTCACGAATACATCAACATCTCCACGGGCTTCCTGAGCACCGCGACCATGCAGAGCGTGATCGTGGATACCCACTTTGCCGAGCGTGACCGTATGGGCAGGTTAATGGCGTTCATGGCGGGTCTGCCCGCGGGGATTCAGGGGGTCGGGGTAGATGAAGCGACATCCATCTTCTTTACGCCGGACGGCAACGGGGTCGTGGATGGCAGTGGCAGTGTCTACGTTTTGCTGGAGGATGGGCAGACCAGTCGCACCCAGGCCCAGTGCGGTCAGCCGGTAGTATATGAGGATGTATTGCGCTACAAACTGGACGAATTCGATCAGTTCAATATTCTGACGGGTTCCACCAGTGTCACGCCGAAGCGAATCGGCATTGATGGACGCTCGGGTAATTTTTATATCAATCAGCCTTACCAGTAA